Proteins from a genomic interval of Chanodichthys erythropterus isolate Z2021 chromosome 6, ASM2448905v1, whole genome shotgun sequence:
- the inavab gene encoding innate immunity activator b isoform X1 produces MEGKEEISDTDSGVILHSGPDSPTTVMKDVKTHTRVMKLKQQALEDRLKMCLLELKKLCIREAELTGHLSSDYPLLPGEKPPLIRRRIGAAFKLDEPSILHRTENAELNSVEADLALQQQIYMAAQRLCQENHPSKSVKRSRLQQYHREEKKLKDLQEAVFRLRLEHSRSSPRPGMIAQRGASDDSSLSDSAVLDEEELSSQLSSEPPAPAVDLHPPTITISHPPPHTPVGPSYLPLEAISRQTPPQSLEDLHTCQSPILEHDPAPIQNSPWMETSLDQPYQKKKRSSSIKSNSPAVTPTLPPLEVCLVEAGIPLQIPTHAALKHTQSCSAPSTPEMHLRRRQSLRFSNTEPNPYDPERERGRSRGPRRRLTDFGVMPSEYSPIRLNVGNPVYYSSSEDSNSEHSVQSYANSPCQEYPGELPWPHQTQYGYHYSSLADSHVPQRCSPTHFYKNPQYQSSPSFSREYVQDGWGHPLEMDSGRSYISHQAPSPVYSSNGHYEYCCSEAFPSQQRSCRLLPAHVKLSRAPSLREYPHHPSRGLPRQVVSEELKSWHQRSQLRPQSLDRNRQGTLRIRNAPGQESPLSLSQHHRFQEQQDSMMSRNISDIEIICNIINVFTTTFDQLNASSVNKGLNFFFFLFKSLNYSAYEYEQCLYFRLFKKCSDTAPFCV; encoded by the exons ATGGAAGGCAAAGAGGAGATCAGTGATACTGACAGTGGAGTTATTCTGCATTCTG GGCCTGACAGCCCCACCACAGTGATGAAGGATGTAAAAACTCATACTCGGGTCATGAAACTGAAGCAGCAAGCTCTGGAGGACAGGCTGAAGATGTGCTTACTGGAGCTGAAGAAACTCTGCATCAGAGAAGCC GAGCTCACAGGACATTTGTCCTCAGACTATCCCCTGTTACCTGGAGAGAAGCCGCCTCTAATTCGCAGGCGCATCGGAGCTGCTTTTAAGTTAGATGAGCCAAGCATCCTACATAGAACTGAG AATGCTGAGCTGAACTCTGTGGAGGCTGATCTGGCTCTTCAGCAGCAGATATACATGGCGGCCCAGAGACTGTGCCAGGAGAACCATCCTAGCAAGTCGGTGAAGAGGAGTCGTCTACAGCAGTACCATCGGGAGGAAAAGAAACTCAAAGATCTTCAGGAAGCCGTGTTCAGGTTACGACTGGAACACAGCCGATCCTCACCACGCCCTGGCATGATAGCACAGAGAG GTGCTTCAGATGATAGTTCATTGTCAGACTCAGCTGTTCTTGATGAGG AGGAACTGTCTTCCCAGCTTTCTTCAGAGCCTCCTGCTCCTGCTGTAGATCTTCACCCTCCAACTATAACCATCTCTCATCCCCCTCCTCATACACCTGTAGGCCCCTCCTACCTGCCCCTCGAGGCCATTTCCCGTCAAACACCCCCACAATCCCTGGAGGATTTGCACACATGCCAGAGTCCAATCTTAGAGCATGACCCTGCCCCCATTCAAAACTCTCCCTGGATGGAGACTAGTTTGGATCAGCCCtatcagaaaaagaaaagatcTAGTAGCATCAAATCCAA TAGTCCTGCTGTTACCCCCACCTTGCCTCCTCTGGAGGTTTGTCTTGTGGAGGCCGGGATACCACTACAAATACCCACCCATGCtgccctaaaacacacacagtccTGCAGCGCACCCTCCACTCCAGAGATGCACCTGCGCAGAAGACAATCCCTTAG ATTTTCCAACACTGAACCTAACCCTTATGATCCCGAGCGGGAGCGTGGGCGCTCAAGGGGCCCCAGGAGACGGTTGACAGACTTTGGGGTGATGCCATCAGAATACTCCCCCATAAGATTGAATGTCGGAAACCCTGTGTACTACTCTAGCTCTGAGGACAGCAACTCGGAGCACTCAGTGCAGTCCTACGCCAACTCGCCCTGCCAGGAGTACCCTGGGGAGCTTCCATGGCCCCACCAAACTCAGTATGGATACCATTATTCCAGCCTCGCTGATAGCCATGTACCACAAAGATGCTCCCCTACCCACTTCTACAAGAACCCTCAGTATCAGTCTTCACCTAGTTTTTCCAGAGAGTATGTGCAGGACGGATGGGGTCACCCCTTAGAAATGGACAGCGGAAGGTCGTACATAAGCCACCAGGCCCCTTCGCCTGTTTATTCTTCTAATGGCCACTACGAGTACTGCTGCAGTGAGGCTTTTCCTTCCCAGCAACGAAGTTGCAGGTTGTTACCCGCCCATGTGAAACTGTCACGGGCCCCTTCGCTAAGAGAGTATCCTCACCACCCTAGCAGAGGCTTGCCGCGGCAGGTGGTGTCAGAGGAACTCAAATCATGGCATCAGCGCAGCCAACTCCGACCGCAATCACTGGATCGGAACAGGCAGGGCACGCTTCGCATCCGAAATGCACCTGGGCAAGAGTCCCCGCTTTCACTTTCCCAGCACCACAGGTTCCAGGAACAACAG gattctatgATGAGTAGAAATATCTCTGATatagaaatcatttgtaacattataaatgtctttactaccacttttgatcaattaaatgcatcctctgtgaataaaggtcttaatttctttttttttctttttaaatcttTGAACTATAGTGCATATGAGTATGAGCAGTGTCTGTATTTTCGCTTATTCAAAAAATgttctgatactgctccattttGTGTATGa
- the inavab gene encoding innate immunity activator b isoform X2 produces the protein MEGKEEISDTDSGVILHSGPDSPTTVMKDVKTHTRVMKLKQQALEDRLKMCLLELKKLCIREAELTGHLSSDYPLLPGEKPPLIRRRIGAAFKLDEPSILHRTENAELNSVEADLALQQQIYMAAQRLCQENHPSKSVKRSRLQQYHREEKKLKDLQEAVFRLRLEHSRSSPRPGMIAQRGASDDSSLSDSAVLDEEELSSQLSSEPPAPAVDLHPPTITISHPPPHTPVGPSYLPLEAISRQTPPQSLEDLHTCQSPILEHDPAPIQNSPWMETSLDQPYQKKKRSSSIKSNSPAVTPTLPPLEVCLVEAGIPLQIPTHAALKHTQSCSAPSTPEMHLRRRQSLRFSNTEPNPYDPERERGRSRGPRRRLTDFGVMPSEYSPIRLNVGNPVYYSSSEDSNSEHSVQSYANSPCQEYPGELPWPHQTQYGYHYSSLADSHVPQRCSPTHFYKNPQYQSSPSFSREYVQDGWGHPLEMDSGRSYISHQAPSPVYSSNGHYEYCCSEAFPSQQRSCRLLPAHVKLSRAPSLREYPHHPSRGLPRQVVSEELKSWHQRSQLRPQSLDRNRQGTLRIRNAPGQESPLSLSQHHRFQEQQVSQKQVILRTPDRLYEEDSEVASQV, from the exons ATGGAAGGCAAAGAGGAGATCAGTGATACTGACAGTGGAGTTATTCTGCATTCTG GGCCTGACAGCCCCACCACAGTGATGAAGGATGTAAAAACTCATACTCGGGTCATGAAACTGAAGCAGCAAGCTCTGGAGGACAGGCTGAAGATGTGCTTACTGGAGCTGAAGAAACTCTGCATCAGAGAAGCC GAGCTCACAGGACATTTGTCCTCAGACTATCCCCTGTTACCTGGAGAGAAGCCGCCTCTAATTCGCAGGCGCATCGGAGCTGCTTTTAAGTTAGATGAGCCAAGCATCCTACATAGAACTGAG AATGCTGAGCTGAACTCTGTGGAGGCTGATCTGGCTCTTCAGCAGCAGATATACATGGCGGCCCAGAGACTGTGCCAGGAGAACCATCCTAGCAAGTCGGTGAAGAGGAGTCGTCTACAGCAGTACCATCGGGAGGAAAAGAAACTCAAAGATCTTCAGGAAGCCGTGTTCAGGTTACGACTGGAACACAGCCGATCCTCACCACGCCCTGGCATGATAGCACAGAGAG GTGCTTCAGATGATAGTTCATTGTCAGACTCAGCTGTTCTTGATGAGG AGGAACTGTCTTCCCAGCTTTCTTCAGAGCCTCCTGCTCCTGCTGTAGATCTTCACCCTCCAACTATAACCATCTCTCATCCCCCTCCTCATACACCTGTAGGCCCCTCCTACCTGCCCCTCGAGGCCATTTCCCGTCAAACACCCCCACAATCCCTGGAGGATTTGCACACATGCCAGAGTCCAATCTTAGAGCATGACCCTGCCCCCATTCAAAACTCTCCCTGGATGGAGACTAGTTTGGATCAGCCCtatcagaaaaagaaaagatcTAGTAGCATCAAATCCAA TAGTCCTGCTGTTACCCCCACCTTGCCTCCTCTGGAGGTTTGTCTTGTGGAGGCCGGGATACCACTACAAATACCCACCCATGCtgccctaaaacacacacagtccTGCAGCGCACCCTCCACTCCAGAGATGCACCTGCGCAGAAGACAATCCCTTAG ATTTTCCAACACTGAACCTAACCCTTATGATCCCGAGCGGGAGCGTGGGCGCTCAAGGGGCCCCAGGAGACGGTTGACAGACTTTGGGGTGATGCCATCAGAATACTCCCCCATAAGATTGAATGTCGGAAACCCTGTGTACTACTCTAGCTCTGAGGACAGCAACTCGGAGCACTCAGTGCAGTCCTACGCCAACTCGCCCTGCCAGGAGTACCCTGGGGAGCTTCCATGGCCCCACCAAACTCAGTATGGATACCATTATTCCAGCCTCGCTGATAGCCATGTACCACAAAGATGCTCCCCTACCCACTTCTACAAGAACCCTCAGTATCAGTCTTCACCTAGTTTTTCCAGAGAGTATGTGCAGGACGGATGGGGTCACCCCTTAGAAATGGACAGCGGAAGGTCGTACATAAGCCACCAGGCCCCTTCGCCTGTTTATTCTTCTAATGGCCACTACGAGTACTGCTGCAGTGAGGCTTTTCCTTCCCAGCAACGAAGTTGCAGGTTGTTACCCGCCCATGTGAAACTGTCACGGGCCCCTTCGCTAAGAGAGTATCCTCACCACCCTAGCAGAGGCTTGCCGCGGCAGGTGGTGTCAGAGGAACTCAAATCATGGCATCAGCGCAGCCAACTCCGACCGCAATCACTGGATCGGAACAGGCAGGGCACGCTTCGCATCCGAAATGCACCTGGGCAAGAGTCCCCGCTTTCACTTTCCCAGCACCACAGGTTCCAGGAACAACAG